GCGCACGGGCGCCAAGGCCTCGCCGACCATCTCCTCATTGGTGAAGGGCCCGTAGACCTCCGCCGTGTCGAAGAAGGTCACGCCGCGGTCGACCCCCTGGCGGATCAGCCTGACGCCTTCGTCCCGGCTTACCGTGCCGGCGTAGCCGAAATTCAGGCCCATGCAACCGAAGCCGATTGCCGAGACCTCCAGACCGTTCTTGCCCAGGACTCGCTTCTGCATGGCGTGTTCTCCGGCCCGCGCGATCAAGCGGGCGTGAGGATGCGATGACCGGGAGATAAGCCGGGCATTGATGCTGGATTAGCGGCCGGGATCGGCATGCGGTTATGTCGGTCGTTCATGAGTGAGCGACGTCGTGCCGTCAGCCGACATAGGAGGAAACGCCCTGGACGAGATAGACGATGCCGATCGCCAGGACCGCCCACTGCGTCCAGCGCCGGAACTGGACATCGCTGAGACGTTCGAGGACCGGACGGCTCGTGGTCGTGCCGAGCACCGCCAGGACGACGGCCACGACGAGAATCGTCACCCCGAGCCCGATCTCGCCGCTCGCGGCGATGCCGCCGAAATAGACGAGCTTGGCCAAGTGGCTGAGCACCTGGCAGCAGGCCTTGGTCGCGACGACGGCGCGCCGGTCCATCGCCGTCCGCACGAAGAACACGTCGAGCGCCGGGCCGGAAACGCCTGACAGAAGCATCAACCCGGTGCAGGCGAAGCCGCAGATCTCCGCCCCTCCCCGTCGATCCGCGCGCGGCGCAAGTCCTTCGGGCACGGCCATGGCGATGAAGGGCACCAGGCCGAGCGCGATCAGCACCGTCGCCCGGTCCGGCACGAGTTGCACGAAGGCGAAGACGGCGAACGCGGCGAGCGCGCCGCTGCCGAACCGAAGGACGATCCATCCATCCGCGTAGCGCCGCCACATCAGCCCGCGCCATCCGTTCGCGGCGATCTGCGTCACCGCGTGCAGGACCATCGCCGCAGGCACCGGCAGGAACGGCAGCAGGGCGCCCATCAGGATCAGTCCTCCCGCCATGCCGAAGATGCCGGACAGGAAGGACGTGCTGAAGATCAGCGCGCCGAGGCCGATGACGAAGGCGAAACTCACAGCGACGAGTCGTCGTCGGACGTGCCGGCCAGGGTGGCCAGGATGTGTCGCTGCACCCGCTCGATATGGACCCGCATGGCCCGTTCGGCGGCGCTCATGTCCCGGTCGCGGATCGCGCCGACGATCGCCGCATGGTCGTCGCCATAGGCGGCCTGGCGGTCGCGGGTGAGCGATCGGGTCTTGAGCCGGCCCCAAAGCGCCTCGCCGCGCACCGCGTTCACGGCGTCGAAGAGGGCGATCAGGAGGCCGTTGCGGCAGGATCGGGCGATCGCCTGATGCAGGGCGTTGTCCCAGTCTTCGAAGACCTCGCGACGCAAGGCGTCACCGGCCTTCGCCAGGATACGCTCCATCTCGCCGATGTCCTGGGCGGACGCGTGCATGGCAGCGAGCGCGGCGATCCGGGGCTCGAGCGCGGCGCGCGCCTCCATGACCTCGGCCGGGTTGGTCACGGCAATCGCCGCATGGGGCATCGCGGCAGAAGCCGTGGGGGGCCGCAGGACGAAGGTTCCTCGTCCGACATGGCGACGGACCCGGCCTTCCGCTTCGAGGCTGTCGAGCACCCGGCGCACGGCGGCGCGGGTGGTCCGGAAGCGAATCGCGAGATCGCGTTCCGGAGGCAGCCGATCATGCGCGGGCATGTGATCGAGCAGTGAACGCAGACGGGCGTCGATATCGCCGGCATGTGATGACATTGGTCGAGATTGGTCCGGCGACGCCACTTTCTGTCCTTGACAACCATCACATCATGGGCGCTGATGGTACCAGCCAATACGACCAATAACAACCAATAAGCAGAATTGGTCCGGTATCGCTATGCGGTTGGTGACCTTCGCGACAGTTCAGACCGACAATTCGCGACGTATCGGCGTCGTGACCGACGATGGGCGCATGGTCGTGGACCTCGCGGCCTCCGACCCGACGCTGCCGGCGGACATGCTGGCCTTCATCCGGCTGGGCAACATGGGACTCGAACGCGCCCGCCGCGCGCTCGCCGCGGACGGCGTACGAATCCCGATCGAGCGCCTGCGGATCCTGGCACCGCTGCCGCGGCCGGCCCGGAACATCTTCTGCGTCGGCAAGAACTATCACGAGCACGCGGCCGAGTTTCACAAGAGCGGCTTCGACGCGTCGTCGGCGCGCGACGGCTCGGGCGTTCCGGCGCATCCGATCATCTTCACCAAGGCGCCTTCGTCCGTGATCGGGCCGGGCGTCGCGATTCCCCGCGACCTCGATCCGACCGATTCGGTCGACTATGAGGGCGAGTTGGCCGTCGTGATCGGCACGGGCGGCCGGGGCATCGCCAGGGCCGACGCCTTCGCCCACGTCTACGGCTACACGATCGTCAACGACGTCACCGCCCGCGCGCTGCAAAAGCGGCACGCCCAGTGGCTCCTCGGCAAGTCGATCGACGGCTTCTGCCCGATGGGTCCGGCGATCGTGACCGCCGACTCGATCGGCGACGTCGCGGCCCTGCACCTCGTCACCCGCGTCAACGACGAGGTCCGCCAGGACGCCCGCGTCGCCGACCTGATCTTCGACATCCCCGACCTGATCGAGACGATCTCGCGCGGCATCACGCTCGAACCGGGCGACGTCATCGCCACCGGCACGCCGGTGGGAGTCGGCATCGGCTTCGATCCGCCGCGCTTCCTGAAGCAGGGCGACACGGTCTCGATCACGATCGATCCGCTCGGCACGCTGACGAACCCGGTGAACTGACTGCCGCCAAGAGGAAGGCCATGATGGGAGCGGATCGGAGCACAGGCCACGAGCCGGTCGTCGGCACCGAGCACTGGACGGACAAGGACGGCGTACGCCTGTTCCTCTGGCGTAAGGTCGCGGACGCTCGGCCGCGCGCAGGCACAATCCTCTTCGTGCACGGCTCGTCCATGGCCGGGCAGCCGACCTTCGATCTGCAGGTGGCGGGGCGCACCGACTCCTCGGTGATGGAGTGGTTCGCAGGGCGCGGCTACGACACGTGGTCGGTCGACATGGAAGGCTACGGCCGCTCCGACAAGTCGCGGGACATCAACAGCGATCTGTCGACCGGCGCCGACGACCTCGCCGCCGCCAGCCGGTACATCCAGGACAGCGCCGGGAGCGGCCCCCTGCTCGTCTACGGCATCTCGTCCGGCGCGCTTCGGGCAGCCATCTTCGCCATGCGCCACCCCGAGCGTGTCGCCAGGCTAGCGCTCGACGCCTTCGTCTGGACAGGCGCCGGCAGCCCAACCCTGGAGGAGCGCGCGAAGAAGCTCGATCAGTTCCGGGCGACGAACCGGCGGCCGATCGACCGCGCCTTCGTGCGCTCGATCTTCAACCGGGACCATCCGGGCACGGGCGACGACGCCACGGTCGAGGCCTTTGCCGACGCCATCCTGGCGCTCGACGATTCCGTGCCGACCGGCACCTATGTCGACATGTGCGCCAACCTGCCGATGGTCGATCCGGAAAAGCTGACCATGCCGGTCATCGTCATGCGCGGCCAGTACGACGGCATCGCCGGCATGGACGATCTCGTCGACTTCTTCAAGCGCCTGCCCAATCCCGACAAGCACTTCGCGGTGATGCCGGGCATCGCGCACGCGAGCTTCCAGCAGAAGAACTACGCCCTCGTCTATCACATCCTCGCATCGTTCTTCGCGCAGCCGGAACCTGTCTATCGCGGTTGAGCGTCCGGCCCGCCACGGCGGGCGGACGGCCGCATTCACACCGAAGGAGAGGCGTCCATGGCGAGTTTCGATCGACTGTCGCGCCGCGCGATCCTAGGCGGCGCCCTGGCGGCAGGCCCTCTCCTCGCCGCGCCCTTCGTCCTGCCGCGCCGCGCGGCAGCGCAGGCCTACCCGGAGCGCACCTTCCGGGTGGTGATCCCGACCGGCCAGGGCGGCGGCGCCGAGCGCCTCGCCCGCGCTCACGACGCCGCCTGGTCGAAGCTGCTCGGCCAGAACTTCGAGTACGAGTTCTTCCCCGGGGCCGGCGGCCAGATCGGCTACGAGATGTTCGTCAACCGGCGCGAGCCCGACGGCTACAATCTGCTCTTCGGCAATATGGGGCCGGAGATGATCATGTATGCCGTCCAGGAACCGGACTACACGTTCCCGGACGACTACATCTATTTCTGCCGGACCGACATCGACGACAGCGCCGTCTTCGTCCGGCGCGACTCCGAATACGAGTCCATCGAGCAGGTCGTGGATGCGGCGAAGCAGAACCCGCTCAACACCGCGGTCAGCCGCATTCCGCATCCGGCCTCGATCGGCATGCTGGCGCTGGGCGAGCAGACCCAGTCCGAGTTCAACCTCATCCCGTATGGCGGCGGGAACCCCACCCAGGTGGCCGTCCTGAACGGCGAGGCCGATATCGGCGCCCTGCCCATCGCCGGCATCGTCGCCCTGAGCGACCAGTTCCGCGTCCTGGGGGTGTTCAGCGACCGCAACATCCTGGCCGACAAGACGGAGAACGCGCCGACCGTCAACGCGGTGTTCGGCACGAGCCTGCCGGACCTGTCGTCGTCGCGGTCCTGGGCGGTGCACACCGCTTGGGCGGACAGCAACCCCGACGCGTTCGCCAAGCTGGCCGACACGGCGAAGCAGGCGCTCGAGTCCGACGAATTCCGGGCCGCCTACGAGAAGACCGGGGCGCCTATCGAAACGATCGCGTTCGGCGACCGCGAGACGTGCACGACCTACGCCCAGAACATGATCGAATTGGCCAACCGTTACAAAAGCGTGCTGAGCGCGGATGGCTGAGGTGGAGCGGGACGCGACCGCGGGCGGACGCCCGGACGGGTCCGAACGGCCGGCGCTCGGCGCGGATCTCATCATCCCGGCGCTGGCCGTGGCCTTCACGACCTACTACCTGATCGATACGGCGCCGCTCGTCTGGGAGGCCAAGGCGAACGGCGTCATCGTCGGCATCGCGCTGTACGTCCTGATCGGGCTCCAGGTCTATCGCATCGCTCGCCGTGTCCTGGCGGGCGAGGCGACGCTGGGCCTCGGCGACATCGTGGCCTTCACGACGCCGCAAAAGCAGCGGATCGCCCTCGTCGTCATCACGGCTCTCTTCATCCTGGCCTTGCCGTTCGCCGGCATCAGCATCAGCCTGTTCGCGACCATGCTGGCGTGCATGTGGGTCTTGGGCGAGCGGAACTGGCGGACGCTGCTCGGCTGGTCGTTCGGCACGACCGCGACCGTCTACGTCCTGTTCATCGCCTTCCTCAACACGCGCCTGCCGACCGGGCCCGTGGAGCATCTGATCACCCGCCTGATCGGGGGTGCGTGAGCCGTGGCGTGGGATGGCGGGCTCTATCTCGACCTGTTCGCCCATTCGCTCGCCCTGCTCTGGGTGATCGTTCCGGCCGTCCTCTTCGGCATCGTCATCGGCGCCCTGCCCGGCTTCAGCGCCGCCAACACGCTGATCATCCTGCTGCCGCTCACGCTCAGCATGGGCCTCGACGTCGCCCTCGCCTTCATGACGGCCGTCTACGCATCGACCCATCTGGGCGGCGGCATACCGGCGATCCTGGTCAACATGCCGGGCGACGGCGGCTCGGCGGCGACCACGCTCGACGGCTATCCCATGACCCTGAAGGGCCAGGGCCAGCAGGCGTTGGTGCTCTGCTTCGTGGCCTCGACGGTCGGAGGCCTCGTCACCAGCCTGGCCGTCGTCGCCCTGCTGCCCTACCTGGCGCCGCTCGGCCTCTATCTGCGCAGCGTCGAGATGGTCGTGGTCATGGTGTTCGGCCTGGTCCTGATCGCGGCCATCGCGAGCGACGACATGCTCAAGGGCCTGATCGCCGGATTCTTCGGCCTGATGCTCGGCCTGATCGGCACGGACAACATCTACAGCACGCCGCGGGCGAGCTTCGGTTTCCTCGAGCTCTACGACGGCGTGCCGATCATCGCCGCCCTGATCGGCCTGTTCGCGATCGCCGAGACCTTCTCGATGATCGAGCGCGACACGATCGTGCCGGAGACGGCGGTCGACACGAGCAAGCCGCGCTGGGCCGACACGATCGACGGCGTGCGCATGTGCATCAAGTACTGGTGGCAGATCGTCTGGACCGCGTTCATCGGCATGCTGATCGGGATCGTTCCGGGCGCGGGCGCGACGATCGCGTCGTTCGTCGGCTACCAGCAGTCCCGGATGTTCTCGAAGACGCCGGAGCTGTACGGCACCGGCCATCCGCCCGGGATCATCGCGCCCGAGTCGGCCAACAACGGCGTGACCTCCGGGACGCTCGTCCCGCTGATGGCGATCGGCGTTCCCGGCGGCGCGACGGCAGCGGTGATGATGGTCGTGCTGCAGTACCAAGGCATCGTCCTCGGTCCGCGCATGTTCATCGAGACGCCCGAGCTCGCCTATGGCGTCTTCATCTACATGACGATGTCCTACGTCGTGATGCTGTTCACGATCCTTCCGCTCGCGCGCTACATGAGCAAGGTCGTGTCCATGCCGACCCGGATCATCGTCCCTCTGATCATCACGCTCACCATCATCGGCGCCTTCGCCAACCGCGAGTACATGTTCGACATGGGCCTGGCGCTCGCCTTCGCCGTGCTGGGCTACATCGCGGTGAAAACCAATTACCACGTGATCGGCATCCTGATCGGCGTCCTGCTCGGGCCCCTGTTCGAGCAGTATCTCCTGCGCTCGCTTCGAATCGGCCAGGGCGACCTGACCGTCCTGTTCTCCTCGACGCTGGGCAACGTGCTCTGGGCGATGGTCGCCCTCTCGCTGATCCTGCCCTGGCTCCGCTCGCGCCAGACCCGCCGCGCCCAGGATCGCGACGCCTCGGCCGAGGCCGGCCATGGAAGCCTGTCATGAGCACCATGCCGCTCGCGCAGCACATGACGTCGGTCGCACGGCTCGATCTGCCGGGCGGCGGCCAGGTCGCCGTCCACGACGGATACGCCTATGTCGGCCACATGAAGCCGCCGCACGGCACGAGCATCATCGACGTGCGCGATCCGAAACGCCCACGGCCGGTCGCGACGATCGACCTGCCGGACGAGGCCTCCCATACGCACAAGCTCCGGGTCGTGGGCGACCTGATGGTCACCAATGTCGAGATGAACGACCGCCACGCCCTCCGTCGCGGGCTAGGGCTGGCGGACGCCGAGGCGAGGCTGGCCGCCTCGCTGGGCCGCGCGCCGAGCGCGTCCGAGCTGGCAAGGACGCTGGCCGTTCCGGAAGACCTGCTTCCGCGCCTTCGCCACTATGTCGCCCACGGCTACGACCGGGGCGGGTTCAAGGTCTGGGACGTCGCGGACAGGTCGAGACCGCGCGAGATCGCCTATGTCCGCACCGGCGGCGTCGGCGTGCACCGCTTCGACATGGACGAGCGCTATGCCTACATCTCGACCGAGATGGACGGGTTTCAGGGCAACATCCTGGTCGTCTACGACCTCGCGGACCCCGCGCGGCCCAGCGAGGTGTCGCGCTGGTGGATGCCCGGCCAGAACCTCGCCGCGGGCGAGACACCCTTCTGGCCGGGACAGCGCAACCGTCTGCACCATGCGATGCGCTTCGGCGACGAATTGTGGGCGGCCGTCTGGTATGCCGGCATCCGCGTGATCGACTGCGCCGACATCGCCAACCTGCGGACGATCGGCGCGTACGACTATCACCCGCCCTTCCCCGAGCCGACGCACACGGTCGTCCCCGTGCCGCTCCGCCATCACGGACGCCAGGTCGCGGTCGCGGTCGACGAGGAGCACGACCACGTCAAGGGCCAGCTCCACGGCGGGCTCTGGCTGCTCGACGTCGAGGACCGCGCCGACATCCGCCCGCTCGGCATGTTCCACCTGAGCGAGCTCGATTCGCCGTTCGCACGGACCGGCGCCCGCTTCGGCGCCCACCAGTTCCAGGAGCGGGTCGAGGGCGACCGCCTTTATTGCGCCTGGTTCGGCGGCGGCGTCCGCGTCGTCGAGATCAAGGACCCGACGGCGCCCGCGGAGGTCGGCTGGTACATTCCCGAGCCGTTCGCCGGCCACACAGCACCGCAGAGCAATGACGTCTTCGTCGACGACCGGGGCTTGGTCTACGTCATCGATCGCAATCGCGGCCTCGACATCGTCGAGCCCCGGAACTGAGCGGACGGCCCGGGCGGCGATGGCACGGGTCTTTCAGGGTGACCGCCATGCGCTATCGCCATCTCGGTCGTTCGGGCCTGCGCGTCTC
Above is a genomic segment from Geminicoccaceae bacterium SCSIO 64248 containing:
- a CDS encoding TSUP family transporter, which encodes MSFAFVIGLGALIFSTSFLSGIFGMAGGLILMGALLPFLPVPAAMVLHAVTQIAANGWRGLMWRRYADGWIVLRFGSGALAAFAVFAFVQLVPDRATVLIALGLVPFIAMAVPEGLAPRADRRGGAEICGFACTGLMLLSGVSGPALDVFFVRTAMDRRAVVATKACCQVLSHLAKLVYFGGIAASGEIGLGVTILVVAVVLAVLGTTTSRPVLERLSDVQFRRWTQWAVLAIGIVYLVQGVSSYVG
- a CDS encoding FCD domain-containing protein, which encodes MSSHAGDIDARLRSLLDHMPAHDRLPPERDLAIRFRTTRAAVRRVLDSLEAEGRVRRHVGRGTFVLRPPTASAAMPHAAIAVTNPAEVMEARAALEPRIAALAAMHASAQDIGEMERILAKAGDALRREVFEDWDNALHQAIARSCRNGLLIALFDAVNAVRGEALWGRLKTRSLTRDRQAAYGDDHAAIVGAIRDRDMSAAERAMRVHIERVQRHILATLAGTSDDDSSL
- a CDS encoding fumarylacetoacetate hydrolase family protein, which produces MTDDGRMVVDLAASDPTLPADMLAFIRLGNMGLERARRALAADGVRIPIERLRILAPLPRPARNIFCVGKNYHEHAAEFHKSGFDASSARDGSGVPAHPIIFTKAPSSVIGPGVAIPRDLDPTDSVDYEGELAVVIGTGGRGIARADAFAHVYGYTIVNDVTARALQKRHAQWLLGKSIDGFCPMGPAIVTADSIGDVAALHLVTRVNDEVRQDARVADLIFDIPDLIETISRGITLEPGDVIATGTPVGVGIGFDPPRFLKQGDTVSITIDPLGTLTNPVN
- a CDS encoding alpha/beta fold hydrolase, yielding MMGADRSTGHEPVVGTEHWTDKDGVRLFLWRKVADARPRAGTILFVHGSSMAGQPTFDLQVAGRTDSSVMEWFAGRGYDTWSVDMEGYGRSDKSRDINSDLSTGADDLAAASRYIQDSAGSGPLLVYGISSGALRAAIFAMRHPERVARLALDAFVWTGAGSPTLEERAKKLDQFRATNRRPIDRAFVRSIFNRDHPGTGDDATVEAFADAILALDDSVPTGTYVDMCANLPMVDPEKLTMPVIVMRGQYDGIAGMDDLVDFFKRLPNPDKHFAVMPGIAHASFQQKNYALVYHILASFFAQPEPVYRG
- a CDS encoding tripartite tricarboxylate transporter substrate-binding protein, producing MASFDRLSRRAILGGALAAGPLLAAPFVLPRRAAAQAYPERTFRVVIPTGQGGGAERLARAHDAAWSKLLGQNFEYEFFPGAGGQIGYEMFVNRREPDGYNLLFGNMGPEMIMYAVQEPDYTFPDDYIYFCRTDIDDSAVFVRRDSEYESIEQVVDAAKQNPLNTAVSRIPHPASIGMLALGEQTQSEFNLIPYGGGNPTQVAVLNGEADIGALPIAGIVALSDQFRVLGVFSDRNILADKTENAPTVNAVFGTSLPDLSSSRSWAVHTAWADSNPDAFAKLADTAKQALESDEFRAAYEKTGAPIETIAFGDRETCTTYAQNMIELANRYKSVLSADG
- a CDS encoding tripartite tricarboxylate transporter TctB family protein; the protein is MAEVERDATAGGRPDGSERPALGADLIIPALAVAFTTYYLIDTAPLVWEAKANGVIVGIALYVLIGLQVYRIARRVLAGEATLGLGDIVAFTTPQKQRIALVVITALFILALPFAGISISLFATMLACMWVLGERNWRTLLGWSFGTTATVYVLFIAFLNTRLPTGPVEHLITRLIGGA
- a CDS encoding tripartite tricarboxylate transporter permease; protein product: MAWDGGLYLDLFAHSLALLWVIVPAVLFGIVIGALPGFSAANTLIILLPLTLSMGLDVALAFMTAVYASTHLGGGIPAILVNMPGDGGSAATTLDGYPMTLKGQGQQALVLCFVASTVGGLVTSLAVVALLPYLAPLGLYLRSVEMVVVMVFGLVLIAAIASDDMLKGLIAGFFGLMLGLIGTDNIYSTPRASFGFLELYDGVPIIAALIGLFAIAETFSMIERDTIVPETAVDTSKPRWADTIDGVRMCIKYWWQIVWTAFIGMLIGIVPGAGATIASFVGYQQSRMFSKTPELYGTGHPPGIIAPESANNGVTSGTLVPLMAIGVPGGATAAVMMVVLQYQGIVLGPRMFIETPELAYGVFIYMTMSYVVMLFTILPLARYMSKVVSMPTRIIVPLIITLTIIGAFANREYMFDMGLALAFAVLGYIAVKTNYHVIGILIGVLLGPLFEQYLLRSLRIGQGDLTVLFSSTLGNVLWAMVALSLILPWLRSRQTRRAQDRDASAEAGHGSLS